From the Psychrobacter sp. P11F6 genome, the window TAGTAAAACCTTAAACAATCATCGCGGTAGCAGTTGGGTGATGCGCTGTCGCTCGCAAGCGGAAATGGATCAATTGGTTGAAAATGCTGGCTTTAAGAAAGTCGCTATGCGTATCGATCGTTTTGGTATCTTTACCGTGTCATTGGCAATTAAAATCACCTCAACCAATCATGAATAATACGCATGCCAAGCCCTATGAGCGTGTGCAACTTTTTTCAGGGGGCGGTTCATGTTTTGGCTATTATTTGGGCAGTTATGCGGCATTGGTTGCCCATGATTTAAAGCCAGATATGATTGTTGGCACTTGCGGTGGTAGTCTGTCGGCTTATTTGGTTAATTTAGCGCCTGACCCCAAGGATTTACAGGCGCTCATGTGCAGTCGTGAGTTGTATCGTGTCATTATTGCGATTAGACATGTTGCGCCCGACGAAGCCAATAAACGTTTAAAAATGCGTTATATGACTCAGGCGCTTAAACGTTGGCAGTTATCAAAACAAAGAGGTAAAAGACAAAAACAGCAGCAATCAGACAGCTACAAACGACTATTGGATGAGTTGCAGTATTTAGCGATGTTTCGGATAGATAACGAGGGGCAATGGCTCGATGAATTGTCTCATTTTTCTCCTAATCACAATAATCTATATAACCCTACCGCGCCAGAGATAGCCATTATTGCCAGTCGACTGTATCAAGCGCCCAATCAACCCAGCAATCAAACGCTTACTACTGACAGCTCTGTTTACGATGAGTTTAAACTACAAGAGTTATTATTTGCGCCACCGTGTTTGGGAGTATCAGAGCATTTTGATGAAATACTTAACGCACCTGCGCATACGTTTGCCGATAGGCGTATTCATCAGTCAGTAAATATCGTAAAGCAGTGGGAATTCAATCCAGCGGTTCGTGCTTCTATGGCAGATATGTATTATCTACCGCCAACGCATATAGACGATTTGGGGTGGTGCTTAGGTGGGGTGATTAATCTCACTCCGATCGAGCTGGCATGTCAGCTAGGGCAGACGGTATTTGCAGAGACCAAGGCAGGTTATGATTCATGGCTGGCGGCACCTGCGATTCAGCGCGTTTTTGGTTTTGACCCCAATGAGCGTTTGGCACAGGTGCATGGTTATGAGCCAATGGAAACGTCATCACTTATGAAGTCAGAAAGAAATAGCCATCAATTGCATTGGTTACCCTTTGCAGATAATGGTCAGCAGTTGGCAGGACAGCATGTACAAAAGCGTTTTAACATAAAACAACTGACTGTTGAGCTCCTTCACAGTGACTATGACGGTTTTGTGCAGCAAATGCAGGCGCAATGGCAATATGGCTATCAGCGTACGGCTGAATATATACAGCAGCATGGTCTATGAACGCACAAATGAAAAATATTACACAATCTACTTCCACTCATAAGCCATCGCATATTGTCGTTTTTGGCGGTACGAGTGGACTTGGCTTGGCGTTGGCGCTGCATCATCAGGCGCTTGGCTGGCAAGTGAGCGTGGTTGGTCATAGCGTAGAGAAGATAGCCCGTATCAATAGTCAGTATCCTGATATTGCTACTCACTGCTGTGATTTAACCGATAGCGCGCAAACACAAACGTTGGTAGATAACTTGTCAGATATTAGTTTTCAAAGAGTAATTTATAGCGCGGGTAGTTACACCAATGAGCGTATTCATCATCTGAGTCAAGCTGACAGCGATAAAATGCTAGCGATTAATCTGCAAGCGTTCGAGCAAGTTTTTAGGTGGGCAAGTGAGCAATTAAAACAGCAAAGTTATTCAGTGGATTTTAATAAAAGCAACAAACTCAGCCTGATTTGTATCGCTTCTATCGCCGGTACTATGGATTATCCTTATGCCAGCCTTTATGCCAAAAGCAAACGCGCGATGATTGCGACTGCAAGCGCTTATCGAGCGGCACTTGCGCCGTATCACATCCAAGTCAACTGCATCGCCTCAGGCTATATCGATACTCAAGCATTACGCGATTTGAATGACGGCGATGCCAGTCATAAGCCATTCATAATAAATACGCAAACGGCGGTGAAGCATGTTATGCAAGCCATTGATAAAAATATTGAGCTGGCCATATTTCCATGCTCCATGCGCTATATCACACGGGCGCTGAATCATTTACCTAAGCCTATGCTTAACTGGATATTGCGCAGTAAATTGGATAAAATTACTTGATAACAGGTTACCCAAGCAGCCAATAAAACAAGGTAAATAGCGGCACGCCAATGAGCAAGCTATCTACTCTGTCTAATACGCCGCCATGTCCGGCGAGCATCGTACCCGTGTCTTTAACCCCATGCTGACGTTTAAAGGCGGACTCTAATAAATCTCCAGCGATACCACTGACCGCTAAGCCGTAAGCGGCTAATAAGCAAATCCACCAGTTAAAAGGCGTGAGCCAAATGCCTAATAGCGTTGCCAATATCGCTGCTAGCATACTGCCGAAAAGAGCGCCTTCGATACTTTTATTCGGGCTAATGGTTGGGGCAAGACCACGCGTAAACAGCTTGTGACCAAGCAATCGTCCGCATAAATACTGGGCAATATCATTAAATTGACTGGCGAATAACACAAAAAATAAAACGCCATACTGCTCGCGCTGCCAGATTAATTGTTGTAAAGCAATGAGACTGACAATCATTGTGATAAAAGCAAAGCTAAAGATTAGGTCTAACAGATTTAGACGCGTATAAGCTGGAGTAGAATGGGAAGAGGTTTGGCTAAAAGGCAATATCTTGGGTTGTAGACCGCGCGCTTGTAGTTTCTCAATCAGCACAGCTTTGTTGCGCAGACACCATAAGCGTTTGATCTCATAGCCGCCACGCAGACCAATTAAAACGAAAAAAGCGATGAGCAGCCACTGGTAGGGGTATGTGTGAGCCTGTAAGGGTTGGCTATGATCCGTTACCTTAGCGATGACATAACAAGCACAAAGCGCCGCTAACATGAGCCACCATGAGCGCGCGATTAAATAGATTTTCGGTAAGCGCTGACGTAAGCGAGGTAGGGCAAGCATCGCCCAAACCGAACTGACGACTAGCATTAGAACGATCACAAACCGTAAATCAGAAGCCATGTTTTTAGCACTTTGAGTTCAATAGAAAACGGTGAATTACCGTTTTGTCATGGCTAAAGTGGCAGCCTCCAATTGCTGTTAGATGTTAGCAATTGTATTTACCACTCTAGCCTCTGTGTCATCGATTATAGGCTGAAGCAGCCAATCAATGCCACCCTCTTTGCTACCTGTTTTGTCAGCTTCTCTCAACTTCGATAATGGCGCAATCACACTGGTTTGAGGTGTGGATGCCAAATGTGGATAGTCTTGACGATAGTGACCACCGCGACTCTCATAACGCTGATAAGCTGACTGAATAACCAATGTGGCTAATTGTAATTGTCGTGCTAATTGAAATAGTGTCAGCTCATTAGCAGTGATAGTACTATCTAAAGTACTCATACTGGACTGATTTAACCTAGTTTTTTCAAGCCATTGCTGTATCTGTATTAACATTTGCTCTAATGATTCGGCATTTCGGGTGATACCCATATAGGAAGTCATTAAAACTTTCAATTCTGTGACTATTTTGCCAGCATAATCATGGGTAATGATATCAGTGTCATCACAATGAGATAAATTAAATAGAATGGTAGGAGAAGAAGGAAGCTTAATAGTTTGAATATCTTTGAGCGTTGGTGCTGTCCAAATGGCAGTTGCTAATAAGTTCGAGTGATCATAACTGGCAACGGGAGTTAGGTTTTCTAATGCTTTTAAATATCGTGGTAAGTCAGCGGCGATATTGCGCCCAACGACTACACATTCTAAAAGTGAATTACTTGCTAAGCGGTTAGCCCCATGCAAACCTGTATAGGCAACTTCGCCAGCTGCATAAAGCCCTGCTACATCGGTTACACCATTGGCGTCAGTAACCACGCCACCGCAACTATAATGCGCAGTCGGGGCAACGGGGATAGGTTGTTTCGTGATATCAATACCAAGCTCTAATAGCGTTTTATAAATCTGCGGGAAGTGTTCTCGTAAAAATTGATCTGGTAAA encodes:
- a CDS encoding patatin-like phospholipase family protein, with protein sequence MNNTHAKPYERVQLFSGGGSCFGYYLGSYAALVAHDLKPDMIVGTCGGSLSAYLVNLAPDPKDLQALMCSRELYRVIIAIRHVAPDEANKRLKMRYMTQALKRWQLSKQRGKRQKQQQSDSYKRLLDELQYLAMFRIDNEGQWLDELSHFSPNHNNLYNPTAPEIAIIASRLYQAPNQPSNQTLTTDSSVYDEFKLQELLFAPPCLGVSEHFDEILNAPAHTFADRRIHQSVNIVKQWEFNPAVRASMADMYYLPPTHIDDLGWCLGGVINLTPIELACQLGQTVFAETKAGYDSWLAAPAIQRVFGFDPNERLAQVHGYEPMETSSLMKSERNSHQLHWLPFADNGQQLAGQHVQKRFNIKQLTVELLHSDYDGFVQQMQAQWQYGYQRTAEYIQQHGL
- a CDS encoding SDR family NAD(P)-dependent oxidoreductase, whose product is MKNITQSTSTHKPSHIVVFGGTSGLGLALALHHQALGWQVSVVGHSVEKIARINSQYPDIATHCCDLTDSAQTQTLVDNLSDISFQRVIYSAGSYTNERIHHLSQADSDKMLAINLQAFEQVFRWASEQLKQQSYSVDFNKSNKLSLICIASIAGTMDYPYASLYAKSKRAMIATASAYRAALAPYHIQVNCIASGYIDTQALRDLNDGDASHKPFIINTQTAVKHVMQAIDKNIELAIFPCSMRYITRALNHLPKPMLNWILRSKLDKIT
- a CDS encoding phosphatidate cytidylyltransferase, translating into MASDLRFVIVLMLVVSSVWAMLALPRLRQRLPKIYLIARSWWLMLAALCACYVIAKVTDHSQPLQAHTYPYQWLLIAFFVLIGLRGGYEIKRLWCLRNKAVLIEKLQARGLQPKILPFSQTSSHSTPAYTRLNLLDLIFSFAFITMIVSLIALQQLIWQREQYGVLFFVLFASQFNDIAQYLCGRLLGHKLFTRGLAPTISPNKSIEGALFGSMLAAILATLLGIWLTPFNWWICLLAAYGLAVSGIAGDLLESAFKRQHGVKDTGTMLAGHGGVLDRVDSLLIGVPLFTLFYWLLG